A stretch of Panthera tigris isolate Pti1 chromosome E2, P.tigris_Pti1_mat1.1, whole genome shotgun sequence DNA encodes these proteins:
- the LOC102948844 gene encoding T-cell-interacting, activating receptor on myeloid cells protein 1-like isoform X1 gives MIPRLLPLLCLRLCAGQGSRGTDEPLPKPTLRAWPSWVVPPRSSVRLRCQTPTKDVDFVLKKGNVVLDVSRSPASKEGLAEFHLTGLRTSHAGDYTCECYRPGAPDIRSPPSEVILLLVTGGLPKPSLQAHQRGVVTAGDDVTLQCQRPDNVFGPMRFALLKAGVAEPIRLRTPVGKEADFSLQTVTVGDAGNYSCVYFQTGTPFWASQPSDGLEIRVRVPPGAISRDYTTGNLIRLGLASLVVVIMGALLLEAWCSQKESPRGST, from the exons ATGATCCCTAGGCTACTCCCACTGCTCTGTCTCA GGCTGTGCGCTGGCCAAGGAAGCAGGGGGACTGACG AGCCCCTTCCCAAGCCCACCCTCAGGGCCTGGCCCAGCTGGGTGGTGCCTCCCAGAAGCAGTGTAAGGCTGCGATGCCAGACCCCGACCAAGGATGTCGACTTTGTTCTCAAAAAGGGTAATGTTGTTTTGGACGTTTCACGATCACCGGCTTCCAAGGAGGGCCTGGCTGAATTTCACCTCACTGGCCTAAGAACCAGCCACGCTGGAGACTACACCTGTGAGTGCTACAGACCAGGGGCCCCGGACATAAGATCACCGCCCAGTGAGGTCATCCTGCTGCTGGTGACAG GAGGTCTCCCTAAACCTTCCCTGCAAGCCCACCAAAGGGGTGTGGTGACCGCAGGAGACGACGTGACCCTGCAGTGCCAGAGGCCAGACAATGTTTTCGGGCCCATGAGGTTCGCTCTGCTGAAGGCGGGAGTGGCAGAGCCCATCCGGCTCCGGACCCCAGTCGGCAAGGAGGCGGACTTCTCCCTGCAGACCGTGACAGTCGGTGACGCCGGGAACTACAGCTGTGTCTACTTCCAGACCGGGACTCCTTTCTGGGCCTCACAGCCTAGCGATGGTCTTGAGATCCGGGTGAGAG TCCCCCCAGGTGCCATATCGAGGGACTACACCACGGGCAACCTCATCCGCCTGGGTCTGGCTTCCCTAGTTGTGGTTATTATGGGCGCTCTCCTGCTGGAAGCCTGGTGCAGCCAGAAGGAGTCTCCACGTGGATCCACGTAG
- the LOC102948844 gene encoding T-cell-interacting, activating receptor on myeloid cells protein 1-like isoform X2, translating to MIPRLLPLLCLKPLPKPTLRAWPSWVVPPRSSVRLRCQTPTKDVDFVLKKGNVVLDVSRSPASKEGLAEFHLTGLRTSHAGDYTCECYRPGAPDIRSPPSEVILLLVTGGLPKPSLQAHQRGVVTAGDDVTLQCQRPDNVFGPMRFALLKAGVAEPIRLRTPVGKEADFSLQTVTVGDAGNYSCVYFQTGTPFWASQPSDGLEIRVRVPPGAISRDYTTGNLIRLGLASLVVVIMGALLLEAWCSQKESPRGST from the exons ATGATCCCTAGGCTACTCCCACTGCTCTGTCTCA AGCCCCTTCCCAAGCCCACCCTCAGGGCCTGGCCCAGCTGGGTGGTGCCTCCCAGAAGCAGTGTAAGGCTGCGATGCCAGACCCCGACCAAGGATGTCGACTTTGTTCTCAAAAAGGGTAATGTTGTTTTGGACGTTTCACGATCACCGGCTTCCAAGGAGGGCCTGGCTGAATTTCACCTCACTGGCCTAAGAACCAGCCACGCTGGAGACTACACCTGTGAGTGCTACAGACCAGGGGCCCCGGACATAAGATCACCGCCCAGTGAGGTCATCCTGCTGCTGGTGACAG GAGGTCTCCCTAAACCTTCCCTGCAAGCCCACCAAAGGGGTGTGGTGACCGCAGGAGACGACGTGACCCTGCAGTGCCAGAGGCCAGACAATGTTTTCGGGCCCATGAGGTTCGCTCTGCTGAAGGCGGGAGTGGCAGAGCCCATCCGGCTCCGGACCCCAGTCGGCAAGGAGGCGGACTTCTCCCTGCAGACCGTGACAGTCGGTGACGCCGGGAACTACAGCTGTGTCTACTTCCAGACCGGGACTCCTTTCTGGGCCTCACAGCCTAGCGATGGTCTTGAGATCCGGGTGAGAG TCCCCCCAGGTGCCATATCGAGGGACTACACCACGGGCAACCTCATCCGCCTGGGTCTGGCTTCCCTAGTTGTGGTTATTATGGGCGCTCTCCTGCTGGAAGCCTGGTGCAGCCAGAAGGAGTCTCCACGTGGATCCACGTAG